The Chionomys nivalis chromosome 6, mChiNiv1.1, whole genome shotgun sequence sequence ATGGCCTGGTTGGCCCAACAGAGGCCAGACATGGAAGACGAGGACGCAGTAACACTGTCTGACTACCCATGGTCTGTCCAACACTGCATAGTGTGGACATAGAAGAGGGTTGTGCAGATTCCCTGGCCTCACTCCCCAAAGAATGACCAGCCCTGGGCATGACAGCCTTGGAAGAGGGAGTTGCAGCTTAATGGCCTGACACCCCAGGGTTTGACCGGCCCCGGTGAGGCCAGATAAGGAATAGTGTTTGCACCTTCCCTGGCCTGGCTCCCTGTGCCCTGTCCAGTCCTGCAGAGGCCAACTGTGGAAGGGGAACACAGATTCTCCAGCCTGGTTCCCCATGGCCTGAACTGCACTGCAGAGGCCACTTCCTtccacagagaggaagaggggccaGCAACTAGCTTGGACAGACTCCCCAGGTCTTGTCCTGTCCTGGGGACACCAGCCATGGAAGAGGTGTGTGCAGCTTCTCTGTCCTGAGAGTCCCCGAGGAGGCTAGCCATAGAAGACAGGGTACAGTTcccttgttattattatttttttcttactttaaaaataataccaatcaaaatttccacttcctccccttctcccacttccatcccactccccccacacccaccccctccagtcctaagagagggtaagctgccctgccctgtggaagaaagtccaaggccctccgcactacatccaggctgagcaaagtatgcatccaaagagaataggatcccaaaaagccagtccatgcagtagagacaaatcccagtgttatTGTCAttagcccctcagtctgcccaactgtaagccacattcagagggtccagttagATCCCATGTtccttcattcccagtccagcctGAGTTGGTGAGGTCCCATTAGTTCAGTTACACTGTATCAGTGGGTGGACCgacccctcgtgatcctgacttccttgctcatgttctccctccttctgctctgcaactggaccttgagagctcagtccagtgctctgatgtgggtctctgtctcgatccgttgctggacaaaggttctatggtgacattcaagattgttatcagtctgactatgtgacaaggtcagttcaggcaacctctcctccactgcccatggTCCTAGCTGGTGTCATCCCCGTGGACTCCtcggaacccctccagagtcaagactcttgccaaccccaaaatggctccctcaattgagGTATCTCCTTCCCTGCACACATATCTGTCCTTCAtattcctccatctctaccatcCCAGTCCCACAAGCTTTTCCCaaacctctccttctcccctatTCACCTCACTCTCCCCCTGCCACCCatcctcccaacttttgcctggcaatcttgtctgcttccaattttcaggaagatctatatatgtgttgctttgggttcacctcattacttagtttctctaggatcatgactataggctcaatgtcctttgtttatggctagaattccctaatgagtgagtacataccatattcatatttttgggtctgggttatctcactcaggacggtgttttctatttccatccatttgcatgcaaaattcaagatgtaattgttctttttactgctgagtagtactctaatgtgtatatgtgccacaccttctttatacattcttccattaaggggcatctaggttgtttccaggttctggttattaaaaataattttgctataaacatagttgaacaaatgcttttgtaatatgattgggtatctcttgggtatccGAAGAATGGATCccgaggtaggttgactcccagttttctgagaaacagccacactgatttccaaagtagttgcatattattaatggatgagtgttcccttactccacatcctctccagcataaaccgTCACTAAtgtttttgactttagccattctgacagatgtaagatgctatctcagtgttgttttgatttgcttttccctggtAGTTGAgtaagttgaacatgtccttaagtatcttttggccatttgaaattttctgtttagttcagtaccccattgttaaattgggttatttagaattttaatgtctactttcttgagtctttttatgtattttggagatcaggcctttgtctgatgtggggttggtggagatctCCCAtttagtaggttgcctttttgtcttagtgaccgtgtcctttgctttacagaagcttctcagtttcaggaggtcccatttattcattgttgcagCTTCCTTGGTGTTATTGGGCCTTCAGGATGCCAGTTGTAGAAGAGGGGGTGCATCTTCAATGGCCTGAATCCTTGGGACTTATGCAGTCCTGTGGAGGCCAGCCTTGAAAGAGGGAGGTGACTGCCCTGTCATGACTTCCCAGGACCTGTCCATCCCTGGTGAGGTCTGTCGTGGAAAGGAGGCATACCTTACCTGGCTTGTCCTGTCCTGGTGAGGCCAGCTGTGTAACAGAGGGCACGGCTTCCAGAGACTAGCTGTGGAAGAGGAGATGCAGCATTCACGACCTTACACCCAAGGGCATGGCTGGTCCAGGGAGTGCCAGCCATGGAGAGGTATGCAGCTTACCCCATCTGGCTTCCCAGAGCCTTCCCTGTCTTGGGGATGTcagctgcagaagaggaagcacgCTTTCCCCAGTTTTGTGGGCCCTGTGGAGGCTTGCTGTGGAAGAGAGGCTAGCTTCAACTGGCTTGCAGGCCCCAGGGGAACAGTAATGGAAAATGCGTTTCAGGGAAATCCTGGGAGAAGGGGAACAACTTACATGGTCTTGCACCCCAGAACATGGCTGGTCCAGAGGATGCTCACATGGTCTGGCTCCTTCATTTAGGCTGGTATTTGGGAGGCCAGCCATGGTAGTATGGTTGTGGCTTAAATGGCCAGGGAACCCCACACAGCATTGCCAGGCCTGATGAGGCCAGACATTAAAGGGGGGGACACAGTTTCCATGGCCTGGTTCCCCAGGGCATATCCTATACTAGGGAATTCAGCCGTAGAAGAGGGGGCACAGATTCCgcagactgtctcctcagggtCCGTCCTGTCCCAGGAGAAAAGCCATGGAAGAGGTAGCACAGCTTCCCTCTcctggcaggccctggggaggCTAGCCATGGAAGGTGTGGtacaggccagccatggaagaagGTCCCAACATTGCAGTCCTGGCTCCACAGGGCTTGTGCAGCATGCCAGAAGCCAGCTATGGAAGAGGGGGCTCAAGTTGCCCCAGCCAAGCTCACAGGAAATTGCACAGCCCTGGGTAGACCGGCTGTGGAAAAGGAGGTTACATCTTACATTACCTGGAACCCAAGGTCTTGGACAGCCCTTGTGAGGCCAGTCATGGAAGGGGGTGCAGCTTCCCTTGCCTGGCTCCCCAGGGCCTGTTCCGTCTCAGGGAAGCAAGCTGCAGAAGATGGGGCACACCTTCCCTGAGGAGGCTAGCTGTGGAGAGGGTGCAGCTTCCATGAGCCTGCAGGCTGTGGGGAGGGTAGTAGTGGAAGAGGGGGCTCAGGCCATTCACGGAAGAGCAGATAAATATTCCATGGCATTGCAGCCCAGGACATTCCAGCATAGGTGATGCCAGCCATGGAAAAGGTGTGAACAGCTGACCAAGCTTGGCTCCCATGTTTGTGTGTCCCTGTGAAggtcagctgtggaagagggaagCACAGCTCCCCACTTGTTTCCAAAGGTTCTTTCCAGCCCTGCAGTGGCCATCTGTGAAAGAACGGGGTGGACTTTTCCCCACTTGGTTCCCCAGGGCCTGTTTGGCTTTGCAGAGGGCAGTCATGGAAGATGGGGGTCCAGCATCCACATTCAGGTTCTCCAGGGAATGCCTGGCCCAGCATtggccagctgtggaagaggggtaCAGCTGCTCTGGCCTGATCCCACAGGACATGACTGCCACTGGGGAGGCAAGACATGGAAGAGTCGGGTGCATATTACATGGGTTGGCCCCCAGGTCGTGGTGGCCCTGATGACTCCAGTGGGTGAAGAGCAGGCTCAGCTTCCCCAGTCGGCAAGACGCTGAGGACGCTAGACGTGGAGGAGGAGGCACAACTTCCACAGGCTTGCAGGCCCTGGTTAGGACAGATGTGGACGTGGGAGGCACAGCTTTCCCCAGCATGGCTCCCTAGTCCATGGCTTGCCCTAGGGAACCCAGCAGAGGAAGAGAGGTCAGAACTTAACTGGCCTGGAATCACAGGGCACAGGTGGCCCCGGTGAGTACAGCCATTGAAAGAGGAGTCcacagcttccctggcctggTTCCCCAGAGCCTGTCCTGCCCCACAGAGGACAGCCATAGAAGAGTGGGGTGCAGCTTCTCCTGCTTGGCTCCCTAGTAACTAACTGGCTTATCCCGGGAGGTCAGCCATCAAAGAGGGGGCTCAGCTTCTCGGGCTTGCCAGGAGGCTAGCTGTGGATGAAGAGGCACAGCTTCCCCATTTTTAAAGTTCCTGGTGATGCCAGTAATGGAAGAGGGGCACAGCTGCCATGGCCTAGCTTCTGGGGGCTTGTCCAACCCTGCGGAGGTGAGCTGAGCACTGGCCTAAATCCCCATAGTCTGCGTGGCCCTGTGGAGCTCAGCTATGGAAGACAGGTCATAGATTTTCCAGAAGGACTCTCTAGGGACTGTCTGGTCCCGAGGAAGCCATAAGGGTGTGGTTCAGCTTATATGGCATGGTATCCCAGGGTTTGGTCAAGCTGGGAAAGGCCAGCTGTGAAAGAGGTGGGCACAGTTTCCTCTGTCTCACTCTCCAGGACATGTCCTGTCTTAGGGAGGCACACCATGGAAGAGGCCATGCACCTTCCTCAGCTTGGTAGGGCCTGTGGAGGCAAGCATTAGAAGAAGGGGTGCAGTATCCTTGTCCTGATCCCCAAAATTTATCTAGCCTTGTGAATACCCGTCATGGAAAGTGAAGTGAAGATTCCCCCATAGGGTTCCTCAGGGCCtctctggaaaggcagaggctatCCTTGGAAGAGGCTGAGGCCTGATGCCCTGCAGAAGCTAGCCATGGAAGAGCAGGGTGCAGCATCCCTGGTCTGGCTCCCCAAGACCTGTCTGGCCCTGCTGACCCCAGACATAGTAGAGGGGGCTGGCTCCTCCTTAGGCATTGCAGAGGTGATCCGTGGAAAAGGGGGACACAGTTTCCCCAGCCAGCCTTCCCATTAATGTCTGCTTTTGGGGAgggcagctgtggaagagggtggCACTTCTTCTCTGGCCTGCATCCCTACAGTCTGTTCAGTGCTACAGAGGCTATCCATGGTAGATCGGGCTTCAGCCTCCCTCGCCTGTCTCTCCAGGGTCTGTTCATCCTTTCAGAGGTGATCCATGGGTGAGGTGTTGGAGCTTCCCCCGACTGGCTCCAAGGTCTCTCTGGACCTGAAGATGCCAGCCATGGAAGATGGGGGTTAAGCTACCCTGCCGTTGCTCTCCAGGCCCTGTATGGCACTGAGGGGACCCATcgtggaagggaagaggagagcacAGCATCCCTGTCGTGGCATCCCAGGGCCTCTCTTTTCCTGTGGAGGCCATCTGTAGAAGAGGTGAGCCCAACGTCCCCAGCCTGGTTCCTCAGAACCTGACTAATCCTGGGGAAGTCAGCCAAGGACAAGCAGGGCATAGTGTTCCATGCTTGTCTTCCCAGAGCTTGTCCAGGCCTGCTGAGGCCAGCCATGAAAGGGGCATGCAGCTTTGGTAGCCTGGCACCACAGTCAGTGGCTGGCCCCTGGGAGGCCATCCATGGAAGAGTGGCTGGCTCAGCTTCCCAGGCCAAGCACCCCAGGGCCTGCtgttctggagagatggaagaGGTGGTACAAATCCCCAGCCTGGCAGGCACTATGGAGGATAGACATGGACAGGTGGGTGCAGATTTACCAAGCTTGCATATGCTGGCGTGGCCAGTTGTGGAAGGGTTGACACAGGCCAGCCATGGAAAAGGGAGTACAGTTTTTACAGCCTGGCAGCCCAGGGCCTAACCTGTCCTGGGGAGGCCAGGACATAGCTTCCCCAGCATAGATCCCCAGGGCATCTACAGTCTTTTAGGGGACAGCTATGGAAGATGATGGCATAGATTTCCCCACCTGGTCCCCATATTCTGTGTGCCACTGCAGAAGCCAGCTGTGGAAGACGGTAGCACAGCATCTGCATCCCTAGGGCCAATCCTGCCCTGAGAGGACCAGCTGAGGAAGAGGGGAGTACAGTGTCCCTGGCCTGACTCCTGGTAAGAAGGGTTGCTACTTACATGGCCTGGCCCCAGGCAATGGCCGGCCCTAATGAGGACAATTGAGTAAGAGGGGGACACAACTTCCCTGGCACTGCTTCCCAGGGCCTGCGCTTTCCTGGAgaggccagtcatggaagaggTTGGCACAGATTCCCAGGGATGTCTCCCCAGGAACTGTTCTGTCCTGGGAGGCAAGCCTTtgaagaaatttaacagagaaataagagaactaaccgatgtaatgaatcaaatggacttaacagacatctataaaacattccacccaaataggacagaatatatcttcttctcagcatctcatggaaccttctcgaaaattgttcacataattggtaacaaagtaaacatccacacatacaaaaaaatattagtaaccacctgtgtcttaccaGATCACCTTGGAaggaagttagaatttaacaacaattctacccccagaaagcctacaaactcatggaaactgaacagtaaactactgaaccattGTTGGGTcaaggagaaataaaggaaaaaattaaagtcttccttgaattcaacaaaaataaagacacaacatacccaaacctaggggacactatgaaagcagtgctaagaggaaggttcatagcaccaagtgcccacataaagaaaacggagaaagctcacattagagacttaacagtacAGCTGAacactctagaaaaaaaagaagcagactcacctaggaggagtagaagattggaaataatcaaaccaagggctgaaatcaacaaaacagaaacacagaaaacgatccaaagaatcaatgaaacaaagagctggttctttgagaaaaccaacaagattgacaaacccctatccaaacttatCAAAAGGCGGAGAGttaacactcaaattaacaagatcagaaataaaaagggggacgtaacaacagatactgaggaaattcagagaatcattaggtcttactacaaaagcctgtatgccacaatattgaaaaatgtgaaagaaatggacatttttttagataagtaccatataccaaaattaaatcaagactaggtgaataatataaataaacctataagtcacaagaaaatagaagctgtcatcaaaaaccttccaatcaaaaaaaaagcccaggaccagatggtttaagGCAAAAAaactaccagaacttccaagaagagccgatacctatactccttaaggtgtttcacaaaatagaaacaaaagagtcattgccaaactctttttatgaagttacagttaccctgataccaaaactacacaaagactcaactaagaaagaattacagaccaatctcactcatgaacatcgatgtaaaaattctcaataaaatactggcaaaccgaatccaagaacatattttaaaaaaatgatccattatgaaccagagaggcagagctgtttcaacatacaaaaatccatcaatgtaatccatcatataaataaactgaaagaaaaaatatgatcagtttatttgatgctgaaaaagcatttgacaaaatttaacactgctttatgataaaggtcttggagagattagggatacaaggatcatacttaatatatacagcaagccgacagccaacatcaaattaagtggagggaaactcaaagccattccactagattcaggaacaaaacaaggctgtccactgtctccatatctcttcaacatagtgcttgaagttctagcaatagcaataaaacaaataaggagatcaaggagatttgaattggaaaggaagaagtcaaactttcattatttgcagatgatatgatagtgtacataagtgaccccaataactctgccaaagaactcctacagctgataaataccttcagtgatgaggcaggatacaagatcaactaaaaaaaatcagtagcctttttatacacaaaagataaagaagcagagagggaaatcagagaaacatcacctttcacaataaccacaaatagcataaagcatcttgaggtaacactaaccaaagaagtgataaatatatttgacaagaactttaagactttgaagtaagaaattaaagaggataccagaaaatggaaggatctcctattctcttggattggtaggctcaacattgtaaaaatggcaattctaccaaaggcaatctatagattcaatgcaatccctatcataatcccaacaaaattcttcagtcATTGAGAGAAGAATaaccaacttcatatggaaaaacaaaaaacccaggatagccaaaacaatcctatataataaaagtacttctggaggcattaccattcctgatttcaaactctattacagagctacagtaattcaaacagtttggtactggcataaaaacaaagatgttgatcaatggaattgaattgaagacctggatactaatccacaaaactatgaacacttgattttcgaAAAactagctaaaattatacaatggaagaaagaaaacatttttaacaaatggtgctggcataattggatgtcaacctgtagaagaatgaaaatagatctatgtctatcaccatgcataaaactcaagtccaaattgattaaagacatcaatataaatcTGTCCGCACTGaacgtgatagaagagaaagtgggaagtagtctgcaacacatgggcacaggagaccacttcctacatataaccccagtagcacagacaacaagtgaataaatgggacctcctaaaactgagaagcttctgtaaagcaaaggacacagtcattaagacaaaaagacaacctactgaatgggagaagatcttcaccaaccccgcatcagacaaaggtctgatctccaaaatatataaagaactcaagaaactagacattaattttttttgcatttcaacttttatttgaaaacaacttaaatttttagacaaatgattttagtatataaatttgattttggttttatacagaatataaataTTTCCCTCATTAATCTTCCATGTGTAGGGAAttacaggccagaagaaagaTGCACTCTGCACACAAAGTACACCTCATATGTGTGGCACCGGAGACAAACAGTGTCGTGCTCCTGCACATAAATTAGGACCAAGTGGTGACATCACACAttaagggggaggagaaagattcTAGCCAATCAGATTCAAGAAGCAAACAGGACATAGAATCTGCAAATAAGACCAAGTCAGCAACTTTTGTCAGGACAGTGCAGGTCTATGGGGTTTGTGAGGCTACCATGTGCATATGGATGCAACACGGAGAGTTAGGTAGAGAGGCTCAACGAGGGAGTTTTcactaaagcaaataaaaaatttcttgtcaactgtcaaaacaaaacaaaatgaaagggagCCTGTGAGTGTTAGAACACCCAGGGAGGGTTAGAGCAGCGCCCGTGCAGCATGCTAAGTGAGTTACAGCTTCTTCATTGGTGTGGAGCAATCATTAATGGTCTCgttttgcctcttctttccaaACTCAGGCATGTCTTATTTTAGATGGAGTATTGCTTTTATCTATTATTTCATCCTGTAAAAAAATGTTTAGACAATGTTCATTCTGGGCCAGAGAATGACCAGCGACCTTGTTTATAAACTGTTCCAGCCCTTGCTTCCTTTCCTCGATGAAATTGTCAGCAAATATTCCATCATCTCCTCTAAAAGGAAGCTGCCACAAAAATGCTTTCCCAGGGAGTGGGGGAACTACaaccttgctctctctttctagtTCACTTGGAAGCCACTCAAAGTCACTGTATCTTCTTCTAACAGTAGATTCCTTCAGCTTGAAGATAGGAAGATTTGTCTTGACCCTGATCTCGTAGATGGTGAACCGGCCCCAGCCGACCCCCATGGTCTGCAGGTAGCTCACATCGATCTCGAGGAAGTTGCTGGGCGGCCCGTAGGCGTCATTCAGGTCCTGTGGCTTGGTGATCTGCCGCCGGGTGTCCGCTACGGTCTCCACCATTTTGCTGtgtgacattaaaattttaaataacccaattaataaatagggtactgaactgaacaaagaattgtcaacagaaaaagttcaaatggccaacagatacttaaggacatgtttaacttccttagctatcagggaaatacaaatcaaaacaatcatcttacatctgtcagaatggctaaaatcaaaaacaccaatgatagcctatgctgtagagaattggagtaaggggaacactcatccactgctggtgggaatgcaaacttgtgcaaccactttggaaatcagtgtggcggtttctcaggaaactgggaatcaacctacctcaggatccagcaattctactcttgggaatatacccaagagatgcccaatcatactacaaaagcatttgttcaactatgttcatagcagcactttttgtaatagccaaaacctggaaacaacatagagacccctcaatggaagaatggataaagaaggtgtggcacatttacacattagagttctactcagcagtaaaaaaacaatggcatcttgaattttgcatgcaaatggatggaagtagaaaacagtatcctgagtgagataactcagacccaaaaagaggaatatggtttgtactcactcattagtggactctcgccataaacaaaaacattgatcctagagaagctaagtaataaggtgaatccaaagaaaaacatatatagatccacctgcaaataggaagtagacaagtttgccgggtgaaagttgggatcattgGGGTGGACGGTTGGGTAGTGGgtaaaagagagggggagagagaagggaaaagggaaggatagGGGAGAGCTTGttggagtgggatggttgagatggagtgAGGGCAGgtacgggagcagggaagaagatatcttaattaagggagcaattttagggttggcgagagacttggctctggaggggttcctcAGAGTCCATAggtatgaccccagctaggatccTGGGCCatgaaggagagggtgcctgaactggccttgtcctgtagtcagactgatgactaccttgaatgtcaccatagaacctttgttcggcaacagatggagacagagacccactccagagcactggactgagctcccaaggtccagttgaagagcagaaggagggagaacatgagcaaggaagtcaggaccacgagtggttggtctacccactgagacagtgtgcctgagctaatgggagctcactgaagccagctgaactgggactgaatgagcatgggatcaaactggacttctgaatgtggatgacaatgggggctgactgagaagccaatgataatagcactgggattctattctactgcatgtactggctttttgggatcctagtctgtttgtgtgcataccttcctaggcctggatgtagtggggagggccttggacttccctcagtgcAGGGTACGCTGCCTGGACTGGAGGGGGTGGTTAGTGGGGGagcaagagagaagagggaggaggggaagaagtggaaattttgaatggttttatttataaagtaataaaaattaaaaaaatagaaaaatagaaaattgtattatattaggaccttgggagctcagtccggtgctccagtgtgggcctctgtctctatctccatccatcgctagatgaaggttctatggtgatatgcaagatattcatcagtatggctataggatagggtcatttcaggttccctatcctcagctgcccaaggaaataactggggacattgccctggcaccatgtagccactccaggttcaa is a genomic window containing:
- the LOC130875632 gene encoding sorting nexin-3-like isoform X3, which encodes MVETVADTRRQITKPQDLNDAYGPPSNFLEIDVSYLQTMGVGWGRFTIYEIRVKTNLPIFKLKESTVRRRYSDFEWLPSELERESKGRWSFSGPE
- the LOC130875632 gene encoding sorting nexin-3-like isoform X2 — protein: MVETVADTRRQITKPQDLNDAYGPPSNFLEIDTNLPIFKLKESTVRRRYSDFEWLPSELERESKVVVPPLPGKAFLWQLPFRGDDGIFADNFIEERKQGLEQFINKVAGHSLAQNEHCLNIFLQDEIIDKSNTPSKIRHA
- the LOC130875632 gene encoding sorting nexin-3-like isoform X1, whose product is MVETVADTRRQITKPQDLNDAYGPPSNFLEIDVSYLQTMGVGWGRFTIYEIRVKTNLPIFKLKESTVRRRYSDFEWLPSELERESKVVVPPLPGKAFLWQLPFRGDDGIFADNFIEERKQGLEQFINKVAGHSLAQNEHCLNIFLQDEIIDKSNTPSKIRHA